In Calditrichota bacterium, the genomic window TCATCATCAACACCTGCGCGTTCATCCGCCCGGCGGTCGAGGAGGCATTAGAAACAATTTTGGAGACCGCCCGGTTAAAGGGACAGGGCACCCGGAGGATCGTGGTCACGGGATGCCTGCCGCAGCGGTTTGGCAAGGAATTGGCAGGCCTCCTCCCGGAGGCTGAGCTGGTGGTCACGGCACGCGACCCGACCCGCATGGCCGCACGCATCCGCGGCTTCCTCGGCTTGCGTGCGGCTGGGCACAGCAGGGCGCGCTGGTCGCTCACGCCCTCGCACTACGCTTACCTCAAGATCGCCGAGGGGTGTGACAACTGTTGCGCCTACTGTACCATCCCGCTCATCAAGGGGCGGTACCGCAGCAGACCTGCGGAGGTTGTCTTGGCGGAAGCGCGGGAATTGGCCCGACGCGGGGCACAGGAGCTCATCGTGGTGGCGCAGGACACCACGCTGTACGGCGCCGAGGGGGGAAAGCCTTCTGCCTTGCCGGAGCTCCTGCGCGCGTTAGCCCAAGTGGAGGGTCCCCGCTGGATCCGGCTGATGTATACCCATCCTGCACACGTGGATGAGCCACTGATTGCCACCATTGCCAGCCAGGAGCGCATCTGCAAGTACATCGATCTGCCGGTACAACACGGCTCCGACCGGATTCTGGCTGCGATGGGTCGAAAGACCACCAGGGCGCAGCTGGAGCAGCTGGTGCACCGCATCCGCCAGCAGATACCCTCGGTCGCCATCCGGTCCACCGTGATGGTGGGGTTCCCTGGCGAGACAGAGGCAGACTTTGAGTTGCTCCTCGAC contains:
- the rimO gene encoding 30S ribosomal protein S12 methylthiotransferase RimO; this translates as MKIAPIDLGCPKNTVDLEKVLGLLAVPGLRIVEDPCRADVVIINTCAFIRPAVEEALETILETARLKGQGTRRIVVTGCLPQRFGKELAGLLPEAELVVTARDPTRMAARIRGFLGLRAAGHSRARWSLTPSHYAYLKIAEGCDNCCAYCTIPLIKGRYRSRPAEVVLAEARELARRGAQELIVVAQDTTLYGAEGGKPSALPELLRALAQVEGPRWIRLMYTHPAHVDEPLIATIASQERICKYIDLPVQHGSDRILAAMGRKTTRAQLEQLVHRIRQQIPSVAIRSTVMVGFPGETEADFELLLDFLEAVRFDHLGVFTYWPEEETRAAAMAGQVAEEEKNARHAQVLDLQSRISSARTAGLLGRTVLVLVDEVDKTLGISWGRTEWDAPEVDSRVRIDDILEPGHFATVRITGSDGFDLHATPAGSSSTSAAAGEGAELSVPREVSRV